In one window of Thermus aquaticus DNA:
- a CDS encoding DUF5693 family protein, which yields MNRWLNLLILLSLLPSLLALSPRLRAERPGPVALVVDAEALREEAKAQGKGLLEVLAAYRALGVNGVAFPERFVKDWVAGGVLLLRQGRELQEAGLPARPGWYYLKGEDWLLSLLERAYELPTERLGAWLGFPVDVSAFPAFYPLEEVRQAKEAGYYVVVRPINQRLRRLDPGLPLVPKEANAVVFAGLEALGYPYRLEEAQALVQVPVALIEGTPQPGLQAFREKGVLRLFSLRYEWQLTLKPEEAADKYVLAARERGHQLLYLRPYPYPEDTARMLRRIQEGLSASGIPTGAPKPRDLAPSPLRHAAWLGVLAGLGLLAQGLSLYGPAVAFLLLLFALGYAGSQAGALLAALVFPVLGFLGPREGLRMWLRALGYALAGAVFLSALGSTREAVLGLTPFKGVSLTLLVPPLLVAYSFLDRNYRETLTRLFQHPLRLGEVALALLALFLLALALLRRGNDAPLVLEAELKLRSLLQDLMVRPRFKEVFGHALFPIALLLPWPRWVQNGLLFLAAIGVASILNTFSHFHTPLPISFFRVLNGALLGLLIGGGGVILVRRLRAWWSG from the coding sequence ATGAACCGCTGGCTCAACCTCCTGATCCTTCTCTCCCTCCTCCCCTCCCTCCTCGCCCTTTCCCCCAGGCTCCGGGCGGAGCGTCCCGGCCCCGTGGCCCTGGTGGTGGACGCCGAAGCCCTGCGGGAGGAGGCGAAGGCCCAGGGGAAGGGCCTCCTCGAGGTCCTCGCCGCCTACCGGGCCCTGGGGGTGAACGGGGTCGCCTTCCCCGAGCGGTTCGTCAAGGACTGGGTGGCGGGTGGGGTCCTCCTCCTTCGCCAGGGGCGGGAGCTTCAGGAGGCGGGGCTTCCCGCCAGGCCCGGCTGGTACTACCTGAAGGGGGAGGATTGGCTCCTTTCCCTCCTGGAGCGGGCCTACGAGCTGCCCACGGAGCGCCTGGGGGCCTGGCTGGGCTTCCCCGTGGACGTGAGCGCCTTTCCCGCCTTCTACCCCCTGGAGGAGGTTCGGCAGGCCAAGGAGGCCGGGTACTACGTGGTGGTGCGGCCCATCAACCAGCGCCTGCGCCGGCTGGACCCCGGGCTTCCCCTGGTGCCCAAGGAGGCGAACGCGGTGGTCTTCGCCGGCCTCGAGGCCCTGGGCTACCCCTACCGGCTGGAGGAGGCCCAGGCCCTGGTCCAGGTGCCCGTGGCCCTCATTGAGGGCACGCCCCAGCCCGGCCTCCAGGCCTTCCGGGAAAAGGGGGTGCTTCGCCTCTTCAGCCTCCGCTACGAATGGCAGCTCACGCTAAAGCCCGAGGAGGCCGCTGACAAGTACGTCCTGGCGGCCAGGGAGCGGGGCCACCAGCTCCTCTACCTGAGGCCCTACCCCTACCCCGAGGACACCGCCCGGATGCTCCGGCGGATCCAGGAGGGCCTGAGCGCAAGCGGCATCCCCACGGGGGCTCCCAAGCCCAGGGACCTTGCCCCAAGCCCCTTGAGGCACGCCGCCTGGCTCGGGGTTCTGGCGGGCCTCGGCCTCCTGGCCCAGGGGCTTTCCCTGTACGGACCCGCCGTGGCCTTTCTCCTCCTCCTCTTCGCCCTGGGCTATGCGGGGAGCCAGGCGGGCGCCCTTCTCGCCGCCCTGGTCTTTCCGGTACTGGGCTTCCTGGGCCCACGGGAGGGCCTGAGGATGTGGCTCCGGGCCCTGGGCTACGCCCTTGCGGGGGCCGTCTTCCTCTCCGCCCTGGGCTCCACCAGGGAGGCGGTGCTGGGGCTCACCCCCTTCAAGGGGGTCTCCCTCACCCTCCTGGTCCCGCCCCTCCTCGTGGCCTACAGCTTCCTGGACCGGAACTACCGGGAAACCCTCACCCGTCTCTTTCAGCACCCCCTGCGCCTGGGGGAGGTGGCCTTGGCCCTCCTGGCCCTCTTCCTCTTGGCCCTCGCCCTCCTAAGGCGGGGGAACGACGCCCCCCTGGTCCTCGAGGCCGAGCTGAAGCTGAGAAGCCTCCTCCAGGACCTCATGGTCCGCCCCCGCTTCAAGGAGGTCTTCGGCCACGCCCTTTTCCCCATCGCCCTCCTCCTTCCCTGGCCCCGCTGGGTGCAAAACGGCCTCCTCTTCCTGGCCGCCATCGGCGTGGCCTCCATCCTCAACACCTTCAGCCACTTCCACACCCCCCTTCCCATCTCCTTCTTCCGGGTCTTGAACGGGGCCCTCTTGGGCCTCCTCATAGGCGGGGGTGGGGTTATCCTGGTAAGGAGGCTAAGGGCATGGTGGTCGGGGTAG
- a CDS encoding ABC transporter ATP-binding protein, with translation MAKVRLEHVWKRFGKVVAVKDFNLETEDGEFVVFVGPSGCGKTTTLRMIAGLEEISEGKIYIGERLVNDVPPKDRDIAMVFQNYALYPHMNVYENMAFGLRLRRYPKDEIDRRVKEAARILKIEHLLHRKPRELSGGQRQRVAMGRAIVREPKVFLMDEPLSNLDAKLRVEMRAEIAKLQRRLGVTTIYVTHDQVEAMTLGHRIVVMKDGEIQQVDTPLNLYDFPANRFVAGFIGSPSMNFIRARVEVQGEKVYLTAPGFRLRANPVLAGSVRPYAGKEVWLGIRPEHLGLKGYTVIPEEENVIRGEVEVVEPLGAETELHVSVDGTVLVAKVDGHAPVRPGTQVELLADTGRLHAFDPETDLTIGHSQERAAVAR, from the coding sequence ATGGCCAAGGTAAGGCTGGAACACGTGTGGAAGCGCTTCGGCAAGGTGGTGGCGGTCAAGGACTTCAACCTGGAGACGGAGGACGGGGAGTTCGTGGTCTTCGTGGGGCCTAGTGGTTGCGGGAAGACCACCACCTTGCGCATGATCGCTGGGCTGGAGGAGATCTCCGAGGGCAAGATCTACATTGGCGAGCGCCTGGTGAACGACGTTCCCCCCAAGGACCGGGACATCGCCATGGTCTTCCAGAACTACGCCCTTTACCCCCACATGAACGTCTACGAGAACATGGCCTTCGGGCTCCGGCTCCGGCGCTACCCCAAGGACGAGATTGACCGGAGGGTGAAGGAGGCCGCCCGCATCCTGAAGATTGAGCACCTCCTCCACCGCAAGCCCCGGGAGCTCTCCGGCGGCCAGCGCCAGCGGGTGGCCATGGGAAGGGCCATCGTGCGGGAGCCCAAGGTCTTCCTCATGGACGAGCCCCTCTCCAACCTGGACGCCAAGCTCCGGGTGGAGATGCGGGCCGAGATCGCCAAGCTCCAAAGGCGGCTTGGGGTCACCACCATCTACGTGACCCACGACCAGGTGGAGGCCATGACCCTGGGCCACCGCATCGTGGTCATGAAGGACGGGGAGATCCAGCAGGTGGACACCCCCCTAAACCTCTACGACTTCCCCGCTAACCGCTTCGTGGCGGGGTTCATCGGGAGCCCCTCCATGAACTTCATCCGGGCCCGGGTGGAGGTCCAGGGGGAGAAGGTGTACCTGACCGCCCCCGGCTTCCGCCTCCGGGCCAACCCCGTCCTGGCGGGCTCGGTGAGGCCCTACGCCGGCAAGGAGGTGTGGCTGGGCATCCGCCCCGAGCACCTGGGCCTCAAGGGCTACACCGTGATCCCCGAAGAGGAGAACGTGATCCGGGGCGAGGTGGAGGTGGTGGAGCCTCTGGGGGCGGAGACCGAGCTCCACGTGAGCGTGGACGGCACGGTGCTGGTGGCCAAGGTGGACGGCCACGCCCCCGTGCGGCCCGGAACCCAGGTGGAGCTCCTCGCCGACACGGGCCGCCTCCACGCCTTTGACCCCGAGACCGACCTCACCATCGGCCACTCCCAGGAGCGGGCGGCCGTGGCCCGCTAA
- the mscL gene encoding large conductance mechanosensitive channel protein MscL: protein MLKGFRDFIMRGNVVDLAVAVIIGGAFGQVVNSLVSDVLMPLIGALGGAPDFSAIKLGPIALGKFINALANFLVVAAAIYFLVVMPMNELAKRRKKEEAPAAPPEPPEEVKLLREILEELRKRA, encoded by the coding sequence ATGCTCAAAGGGTTTAGGGACTTCATCATGCGGGGCAACGTGGTGGACCTGGCGGTGGCGGTCATCATCGGCGGGGCCTTCGGGCAGGTGGTCAACTCCCTGGTTTCCGACGTGCTCATGCCCCTCATCGGCGCCCTGGGCGGCGCGCCGGACTTCTCCGCCATCAAGCTCGGGCCCATCGCCCTGGGCAAGTTCATCAACGCCCTCGCCAACTTCCTGGTCGTGGCCGCCGCCATCTACTTCCTCGTGGTGATGCCCATGAACGAGCTGGCCAAGCGACGGAAGAAGGAGGAGGCCCCGGCGGCTCCCCCCGAGCCCCCCGAGGAGGTCAAGCTCCTTCGGGAGATTCTGGAGGAACTCCGGAAGAGGGCCTGA